The DNA region CTCGCTGCGCTTCTGGAATTCCTGCGATTGCATTTCTTCGAAGCGTTGCAGACGCGCCTTGGATTTGGACTGACGCGCCTTGGCGCCCTTGCGGACCCACTCCAGCTCGTCTTTCATGGCCTTTTCATGGGCCGTCTGCTGCTTGGATTCCTGGGCCAGACGATCCGACTTGGCTTCAAGCCAGCCCGAATAGTTGCCCTCGTAAGGAATGCCCGCGCCGCGGTCGAGTTCCAGAATCCAGCCCGCCACGTTATCCAGGAAGTAACGGTCGTGCGTAATCGCGACCACAGTGCCCGGGAAGTCGTGCAGGAAGTGCTCCAGCCAGGCGACGGAATCGGCGTCCAGGTGGTTGGTCGGTTCGTCGAGAAGCAGCATGTCCGGTGCGGAGAGCAGCAGGCGGCACAGCGCGACACGGCGCTTCTCACCACCGGAAAGGACCGAAACCTTCGCATCCCAGGCCGGCAGGCGCAGTGCATCGGCCGCCACTTCCAGTTGACGCTCCAGATTGTGACCGTCGCTGGCTTGCAGGATCGACTCGAGCTTGGCCTGTTCGGCGGCCAGCTTGTCGAAATCGGCATCCGGTTCGGCGTATTCGGCGTATACCTGATCAAGACGGGCCTGAGCGTCCTTGATGACGCTGACCGCTTCTTCAACCACTTCGCGAACCGTCTTGTTCGGATCAAGTTGCGGCTCTTGCGGCAGATAACCCACATTGAGTTCCGGCATCGGACGCGCTTCGCCGTCAAACTCGGTATCGACACCTGCCATGATCTTCAGCAGCGTGGATTTGCCCGAACCGTTGAGGCCCAGCACGCCGATCTTGGCGCCCGGGAAGAAGGACAGGGAGATATTTTTCAGAATTTCCCGCTTCGGCGGCACAACTTTGCTCAGCCGATGCATGGTGTAGACGTATTGAGCCATGGAATGAAAACCTAGCGTCTGTGATGAGGACCGATCTGGAACGCGAGCTTAAAGCTCCGGCCGAAAAAAAGCTTTTATTTGTCCCTGAGACTTGCCGCAGGACCGTTCCGCGCCTTGAATAAAACCAGGCATAAACAGGTTGGGGCAGTGCAGACGAATATAAAGCCGGGTCATTAGTGCAAAAAGTGGAGTCACTCATGCTGGAGTCGGTGGAAACCACGCGTTGCGCAAAGCTACCCGAATGCAGCCCACAGGGCAAACGATACGGCCCCGCAGGGCTGGCACTCTGCCACAACTAAAGGCATGCTAGCCGCCCTCCGGGGGACCGGCTATGTTGCTTAAAGCATTACTGCTCCAGTTCAGCATTCAGGAACAACGATTTGCCCACTTCAACGCATTTGCCGTCATCGAGTATCGCTGCGAACAGTACGGGCAGGCATCTGAGTGGGTCAGTGAAAGGTGCGCTGGCGGGGCTGGTATTGCTGATGCTTGCCTTGCTCCTGTGGCAACTGATCGAGCAGTTCCGCCAGACCCAGGAGCGTCAGCGTCAGCGCAGCATCGAGTACAGTGTTCAGCTCTCTGACCGGATGAACCTGAACATGGCGCTCAAGGCGCAGATCGCCATGAACCTGCTGGACGAAGCCCAGTCGTCCGGAGAGCAACTGCAGCAGCCCCATACCCTCGCGAACTTGCGCACTGCATTACCCGCATTGCGTAGCGCCGCCCGGCTTAACCCGGCGGGCAATATTGTCAGCGACAGCGCGGAAGCCTCCCGCGACGGGGAGTTTCTGCAACGCACCATGAAACAGGCACTGGGCCGCCCCTATTTCTACATCAGCACCGATGACGGCGCTCAGGTCTATCTGCTGGTTCGCCTGGGCACAGGCAGCAGCGGTGATTACTGGGCGTTGCGCATGTCTCCGGACGCACTCAAGGACCTGTTCAGCCAGCCCGCCCAGGATATTCAACACCTGTGGCGTCTGGAGCAGCGCAAAACCCAACGGGTGATCGTGCGTGAAGTCCTGCCTGCCAACGACTCCGACAGCGGCCTGGCGGACACCATTCTGCTGCAGCCGCTGGCCAACAGTGACTGGCAACTGCGCGGGATGTTCGATGCCTACAAAACCCGCAGGGCGCTATTAGGGCCGTTGGTTGGCAAGTGCCTGATCGGCCTGTTGCTGTCGATTCTGCCGTTGATCGCGCTGGTCAGCCTGCGCACCCGGCAACGGCAGATGCAGCAAAGCCGCCGCCGCTATCGGGATATTTTCGAAGGTGCGGGCGTTGCGATCTGTGTCATGGACATGTCCGGCCTGCCGGAGCAACTGGAAGTCCTGCAGATCAAGTCCGCTGAGGACCTCGATCGCATAGTCCGGAATCAACCGACAGCGCTGAAGAGACTGTTGCAGCAATTGCGGATCACCGAAGTCAACGAGGTGGCGCTGAGCCTGCTGAATATCGAATGCGCCGAGCGGGCGTGGCAGAAGCTGATCGAGGGCGAGTCGCGCATACGCCCCGGCATCGGCATTCAACTGATTCAGGCAGTGCTCGACAAACAGCCACGGCTGGAGCTGGAAATCTGCCTCACCCAGGCAGGCGATCAGGATCAGCACTTGTGGCTGGTGATGCGCCTGCCAGAGGAGCACCGCGACTCCGACGCGGTGATCCTCAGCATCGGCGACATCACCAGCCGCAAACAGATCGAACTGTCGCTGCAGGACCGTGAAAGCTTCTGGTCCGATGTCGTGCGCACGGTGCCGGATCACCTGTACGTTCAGGATGTGCTGAGCCAGCGCATGATCTACAGCAACCACCATTTCGGGCACACACTGGGCTACAGCAAGTCCGAACTACAGGCCATGGGCGAGTTCTTCTGGGAAGTCCTGCTGCACCCGGAAGACGCCAAGAGCTACCAGGACATGCGCCTGCGTCAGCGCCATTACGGCCACAACGAGTTGCTGCAAAACGTGTTGCGCTTTCGTGATCGCGAAAACCACTGGCGCAGCTTCGACGTTCGCGAGCAGGCCCTGGCCTGGGACGCTGAAAACCGGGTCACCCGAATCATCGGCATTGCCAAGGACATCACCGATCAGGTTGCGTCCAGCCAGTCACTGCGTGACAGCGAGCAACGCTATCGCATGCTGGCCGAGAGCATCAGCGATGTGATTTTTACCACCGACAATCAACTGCGTTCCAACTATGTCAGCCCTTCGGTGGAGAGCATTCTGGGCTACAGCCCCGACTGGATCCTTGAACACGGCTGGACCGGTGCCGTGGCGACTCAACAGCAACTGAGCGGTTTCTACGCGCTCATGAGCCGCATCCGCAAGGTACTGAAAAAACCTCTGGAACTGGCCAGCCTGCGCAGCGAAGTCACGACCCGGCTGTTTCTGTTCGACTGCCTGCGCGCCGACGGGCGCAAGATTCCGGTCGAGCTGCGGGTGGTACTGGTCTGGGATGAGCACGACAATTTCGAGGGCATCCTCGGCGTCGGCCGGGACGTCAGTCAGCAGCGACGGGCGGAAAAAGACCTGCGCATGGCCGCCACGGTCTTCGAGCATTCGACCTCGGCGATCCTGATTACCGACCCGGCGGGCTATATCGTGCAGGCCAACGAGGCCTTTACCCGGGTCAGCGGCTATGAAGTGGCTCAGGTGGTCGACCAGTTGCCGAGCATGCTCACGGTGGAAGCCGAACAGGAAGCGCACCTGCGTTACATCATCAGGCAACTGAGCGGACGCGGCACCTGGGAGGGCGAAGTCCGCCTCAAACGACGCAATGGCGAGCATTACCCGGCATGGGTCGGCATTACGGCGGTGGTCGATGACGAAGGTGATCTGGCGAGTTACGTGTGCTTTTTCAGCGATATCAGTGAGCGCAAGGCCAGCGAGGATCGCATTCATCGCCTCGCCTACTACGACGCATTGACGCACCTGCCCAATCGCACCCTGTTTCAGGACCGTCTGTACTCGGCGCTGCAACAGGCCGAGCGCCAGCAAGCCTGGGTGGGGCTGATGTTTCTGGATCTGGACCGGTTCAAGCCGATCAATGATTCGCTGGGACATGCCGCGGGCGACCGCATGCTTCAGGAGATGGCCACGCGCCTGCTCGCCTGTGTCGATGCCGATGACACGGTGGCGCGCATGGGCGGTGATGAATTCACCCTGCTGCTGCAACAGGGCGGCACCCGTGAAGAGGCGATGAATCGTGCGATTCAGGTTGCCGAGCGGATTCTGACCAGCCTGGTGACACCGTTCGTGCTCGAAGGCCGCGAGTTTTTCGTCACGGCCAGTATCGGCATCGCCCTCAGCCCGCAGGATGGCAAAGAGCTGAGCCAGTTGATGAAAAACGCTGATACGGCGATGTATCACGCCAAGGAATGCGGCAAGAACAACTTCCAGTTCTATCAGGCGAACATGAATGCCACTGCGCTGGAGCGTCTGGAGCTGGAAAGCGACCTGCGTCACGCCCTTGAGCAGCAGGAGTTCACCCTCTATTACCAACCGCAGTTCAGTGGTGACGGCAAGCGTCTGACCGGTGCCGAGGCCTTGCTGCGCTGGCGTCATCCACGGCGCGGGCTGGTCCCGCCCAATGAGTTCATCCCGGTACTGGAAGAACTCGGGCTGGTGGTGGAAGTCGGTGACTGGGTGCTGACCGAAGCCTGTCGTCAGCTAAAACACTGGCATCAGGCCAGGGTGCGAGTGCCTAAGGTGTCGGTCAATATCTCCGCCAGGCAGTTCTCGGACGGCCAGCTCGGCAAGCGTATTGCCACGATTCTGGAGCAGACCGGCCTGTCGCCCGCCTGTCTTGAGCTGGAACTGACTGAAAGCATCCTGATGCGTGAGGTCAACGAAGCCATGCAGATCCTCGACGGCCTGAAAAATCTCGGCTTGAGCATTGCAGTGGATGACTTCGGCACGGGTTACTCGTCGCTGAACTACCTCAAACAATTCCCGATCGATGTGCTGAAGATCGACCGTACGTTCGTCGACGGCCTGCCATCCGGCGAGCAGGACGCCCAGATCGCTCGCGCCATCATTGCCATGGCGCACAGCCTGAACCTGTCGGTCATCGCCGAGGGCGTGGAAACCCACGAGCAACTGGAATTTCTCCGCGAACACGGCTGCGACGAGGTCCAGGGCTACCTCTTCGGCCGCCCGATGCCACCCAGACAATTCGAAGCGCAATTCAGCAACGATGCGTTGTTCATGTTGGATTAGGGGCAGCTTCAAGCCTCAAGCTGCAAGCTGCAAGAAAAGCAAAAGGCTCCACGCTCGTAGCTCGTAGCTTGAAGCTGAAGCAACTGACAATTCAAGATGACTCCCTTTCATATGCCAGATAAAACTCGATGGGGTAGAATACCCGCCTTTTCCGCCATGCCCCTTTGAGGACTGCCATGTTCAGCCGTGATTTGACTATCGCCAAGTACGACGCCGATCTGTTTGCCGCCATGGAGCAAGAAGCTCTGCGTCAGGAAGAACACATCGAGCTGATTGCCTCGGAAAACTACACCAGTCCGGCCGTCATGGAAGCTCAAGGCTCGGTCCTGACCAACAAGTACGCTGAAGGCTATCCAGGCAAGCGCTACTACGGCGGCTGCGAGTACGTCGATGTTGTCGAGCAACTGGCCATCGACCGCGCCAAGGAGCTGTTCGGCGCTGATTACGCCAACGTCCAGCCACACGCTGGCTCGCAGGCCAACTCGGCGGTCTACCTGGCCCTGCTGCAAGGCGGCGACACCATTCTGGGCATGAGCCTGGCCCACGGCGGTCACTTGACCCACGGCGCCAGCGTTTCGTCCTCAGGCAAGCTGTACAACGCCGTTCAGTACGGCATCGACGGCAACGGCATGATCGATTACGACGAAGTCGAGCGCCTGGCCGTCGAGCACAAGCCGAAAATGATCGTTGCCGGTTTCTCTGCCTACTCGCAGATCCTCGACTTCCCGCGCTTCCGCGCCATCGCTGACAAGGTCGGTGCCTACCTGTTCGTCGACATGGCCCACGTCGCCGGTCTGGTTGCGGCAGGTGTCTACCCGAACCCGGTGCCATTCGCCGACGTCGTGACCACCACCACACACAAGACCCTGCGCGGTCCGCGTGGCGGCCTGATCCTGGCGCGCGCCAACCCGGAAATCGAGAAGAAGCTGAATTCCGCCGTATTCCCTGGCTCCCAGGGCGGTCCGCTGGAGCACGTCATCGCGGCCAAGGCCATCTGCTTCAAGGAAGCGCTGCAGCCTGAATTCAAGGCCTACCAGCAACAAGTGGTCAAGAACGCCAAGGCCATGGCCGGTGTGTTCATCGAGCGCGGCTTCGATGTGGTGTCCGGCGGTACTGAAAACCACCTGTTCCTGCTGTCGCTGATCAAACAGGACATCTCCGGTAAAGACGCCGACGCCGCTCTGGGTCGTGCCTTCATTACCGTCAACAAGAACTCTGTACCCAACGACCCACGCTCCCCGTTCGTCACCTCCGGCCTGCGCTTCGGCACCCCGGCAGTGACCACTCGCGGCTTCAAGGAAGCAGAGTGCAAGGAACTGGCCGGCTGGATCTGCGACATCCTGGCTGACCTGAACAACGAAACCGTGATCGACGCGGTTCGTGAGAAGGTCAAAGCCATCTGCGCGAAGCTGCCGGTTTACGGCGCTTGATACGCTTCGTTTAAACGCAATACCGAAAGCCCCGGTTCGTGAGAGCCGGGGCTTTTTGCTGGGTGGTCTATAAGAGTTGCCCTAATGGAGAGGCTCAGGCACAGACCTTCTCAAACCCCGCCCGAATTTTCTCCTCCGGCAACTCATCGGCAATAAACACAATCACGCTCTCGCGCGGTTCACCTGCAGCCCAGTCTGCATCCCAATCGAAGCCATACAGTTTGAGCACGCCTTGAAACACCATCTTGCGCGGTTCGTCCTCGATGTTGAGCACGCCTTTATAGCGCAGCAATTGTTTGCCGTGTTCTTCAAGCAGGTCGTTCATGAACTCGCTGAGGCGGTCCAGGTTCAGCGGTTTATCGCTGCGCAGCACCAGGCTGGTGATACGGTCGCTGGACTTTTCGGGCGGGGCCAGCGGGCGCAGGGTCATGCCACCGCCGAGGTCGGCATTGAGGTTGAAACCGCGCACGTCGAGCAGTTCGGCGAGGTCGATTTTGCCGTGCTCGACGATGCGGATCGGGGCGCGGCGGTTGATGCGGGTCAGGCGTGCGCTGAGGGCGTCGAAGGCTGCATCGTCGACCAGATCACGTTTGCTGACCAGTAACCGGTCGGCAAAGCCGATCTGCGCCTGGGCGATGGTCTGCGTCAGGTGGGTGTCGGCGTGGGCCGCATCGACCAGGGTGATGATGCCGTCGAGGATATAGCGCTCGCGCAGTTCTTCATCAATGAAGAACGTCTGGGCGACAGGCGCCGGATCAGCCAGACCGGTGCATTCGATCACCAGTCGGTCGAAAGCGATTTCGCCACTGTCGAGACGCTCCAGCAGCAGATACAGCGCCTTGGTCAGGTCGGTGTGGATGGTGCAGCACACGCAGCCGTTGGACAGGGTCATGATTTGCACCGGATCAGTGCCGAGCAACTGGCTGTCGATACCGGCGTCGCTGAATTCGTTTTCGATCACGGCGATTTTCAGGCCGTGCTCGGCCTTGAGCAGGTGACGCAACAAGGTGGTTTTGCCTGCGCCCAGAAAACCGGTCAGCACGGTCACGGGGATGGGTTGCAACTCAGTCATAAGGCTCCTGGCGTGATGCATTCAGCTGGAATGAAAACGCGCCGCAGGTGATGGCCTGTGGCGCGTCGGGTCAAACAATAACGCAGATTAGCGGATCAACAGCACTTCGGCCCGCCCTTGCCGCCGTAACGCGCCTCTTGCCGCTCCCGAAAGAACTGCTCGTAGGTCATCATCGGCTTGTCCGGGTGCGTCTTCTGCATGTGCTCGACGTAGGTATCGTAGTCGGGCATGCCCACCATCAGGCGCGCGGCCTGACCGAGGTATTTGCCGAGGCGACTCAGGTCATTGAACATGGGCAAATCCTCTGTGGGTCAGCATCATCACACCTGCGACGCGGGCGGCATGGCCTGGAACGGCGCTTCCTTGTCGGTACGCTCCTGGGTGCTCCAGGCGGCACGGCCGACCTTGATGGAGTAGAACAGGATGCTGAACACCACGAACAGGAACAGCACGGTCAACCCGGCATTGGTGTAGGCGTTGAAGATCACATGCTGCATCTGGTCCATGGTCTTGGCCGGGGCCAGAATCTGACCGGCATCCGCCGCCGCGCTGTATTTCTTGGCCAGGGCCAGGAAGCCGACCGCAGG from Pseudomonas syringae includes:
- the ettA gene encoding energy-dependent translational throttle protein EttA, which translates into the protein MAQYVYTMHRLSKVVPPKREILKNISLSFFPGAKIGVLGLNGSGKSTLLKIMAGVDTEFDGEARPMPELNVGYLPQEPQLDPNKTVREVVEEAVSVIKDAQARLDQVYAEYAEPDADFDKLAAEQAKLESILQASDGHNLERQLEVAADALRLPAWDAKVSVLSGGEKRRVALCRLLLSAPDMLLLDEPTNHLDADSVAWLEHFLHDFPGTVVAITHDRYFLDNVAGWILELDRGAGIPYEGNYSGWLEAKSDRLAQESKQQTAHEKAMKDELEWVRKGAKARQSKSKARLQRFEEMQSQEFQKRSETNEIYIPAGPRLGDKVIEFKNVTKGYGDRVLIDNLSFSMPKGAIVGVIGGNGAGKSTLFRMLMGKEQPDSGSIEVGETVQLACVDQSRDDLDGSKSVFQAVSDGSDVIRIGNYEIPSRTYVGRFNFKGGDQQKFVKDLSGGERGRLHLALTLKEGGNVLLLDEPSNDLDVETLRSLEEALLDFPGAAIVISHDRWFLDRVATHILAYEDDSQAIFFEGNYTEYEADRKKRLGEAAAQPHRVRHKKLA
- a CDS encoding bifunctional diguanylate cyclase/phosphodiesterase; amino-acid sequence: MPTSTHLPSSSIAANSTGRHLSGSVKGALAGLVLLMLALLLWQLIEQFRQTQERQRQRSIEYSVQLSDRMNLNMALKAQIAMNLLDEAQSSGEQLQQPHTLANLRTALPALRSAARLNPAGNIVSDSAEASRDGEFLQRTMKQALGRPYFYISTDDGAQVYLLVRLGTGSSGDYWALRMSPDALKDLFSQPAQDIQHLWRLEQRKTQRVIVREVLPANDSDSGLADTILLQPLANSDWQLRGMFDAYKTRRALLGPLVGKCLIGLLLSILPLIALVSLRTRQRQMQQSRRRYRDIFEGAGVAICVMDMSGLPEQLEVLQIKSAEDLDRIVRNQPTALKRLLQQLRITEVNEVALSLLNIECAERAWQKLIEGESRIRPGIGIQLIQAVLDKQPRLELEICLTQAGDQDQHLWLVMRLPEEHRDSDAVILSIGDITSRKQIELSLQDRESFWSDVVRTVPDHLYVQDVLSQRMIYSNHHFGHTLGYSKSELQAMGEFFWEVLLHPEDAKSYQDMRLRQRHYGHNELLQNVLRFRDRENHWRSFDVREQALAWDAENRVTRIIGIAKDITDQVASSQSLRDSEQRYRMLAESISDVIFTTDNQLRSNYVSPSVESILGYSPDWILEHGWTGAVATQQQLSGFYALMSRIRKVLKKPLELASLRSEVTTRLFLFDCLRADGRKIPVELRVVLVWDEHDNFEGILGVGRDVSQQRRAEKDLRMAATVFEHSTSAILITDPAGYIVQANEAFTRVSGYEVAQVVDQLPSMLTVEAEQEAHLRYIIRQLSGRGTWEGEVRLKRRNGEHYPAWVGITAVVDDEGDLASYVCFFSDISERKASEDRIHRLAYYDALTHLPNRTLFQDRLYSALQQAERQQAWVGLMFLDLDRFKPINDSLGHAAGDRMLQEMATRLLACVDADDTVARMGGDEFTLLLQQGGTREEAMNRAIQVAERILTSLVTPFVLEGREFFVTASIGIALSPQDGKELSQLMKNADTAMYHAKECGKNNFQFYQANMNATALERLELESDLRHALEQQEFTLYYQPQFSGDGKRLTGAEALLRWRHPRRGLVPPNEFIPVLEELGLVVEVGDWVLTEACRQLKHWHQARVRVPKVSVNISARQFSDGQLGKRIATILEQTGLSPACLELELTESILMREVNEAMQILDGLKNLGLSIAVDDFGTGYSSLNYLKQFPIDVLKIDRTFVDGLPSGEQDAQIARAIIAMAHSLNLSVIAEGVETHEQLEFLREHGCDEVQGYLFGRPMPPRQFEAQFSNDALFMLD
- the glyA gene encoding serine hydroxymethyltransferase, with product MFSRDLTIAKYDADLFAAMEQEALRQEEHIELIASENYTSPAVMEAQGSVLTNKYAEGYPGKRYYGGCEYVDVVEQLAIDRAKELFGADYANVQPHAGSQANSAVYLALLQGGDTILGMSLAHGGHLTHGASVSSSGKLYNAVQYGIDGNGMIDYDEVERLAVEHKPKMIVAGFSAYSQILDFPRFRAIADKVGAYLFVDMAHVAGLVAAGVYPNPVPFADVVTTTTHKTLRGPRGGLILARANPEIEKKLNSAVFPGSQGGPLEHVIAAKAICFKEALQPEFKAYQQQVVKNAKAMAGVFIERGFDVVSGGTENHLFLLSLIKQDISGKDADAALGRAFITVNKNSVPNDPRSPFVTSGLRFGTPAVTTRGFKEAECKELAGWICDILADLNNETVIDAVREKVKAICAKLPVYGA
- the yjiA gene encoding GTPase — translated: MTELQPIPVTVLTGFLGAGKTTLLRHLLKAEHGLKIAVIENEFSDAGIDSQLLGTDPVQIMTLSNGCVCCTIHTDLTKALYLLLERLDSGEIAFDRLVIECTGLADPAPVAQTFFIDEELRERYILDGIITLVDAAHADTHLTQTIAQAQIGFADRLLVSKRDLVDDAAFDALSARLTRINRRAPIRIVEHGKIDLAELLDVRGFNLNADLGGGMTLRPLAPPEKSSDRITSLVLRSDKPLNLDRLSEFMNDLLEEHGKQLLRYKGVLNIEDEPRKMVFQGVLKLYGFDWDADWAAGEPRESVIVFIADELPEEKIRAGFEKVCA
- a CDS encoding YbdD/YjiX family protein, translated to MFNDLSRLGKYLGQAARLMVGMPDYDTYVEHMQKTHPDKPMMTYEQFFRERQEARYGGKGGPKCC